The Pochonia chlamydosporia 170 chromosome 1, whole genome shotgun sequence genome window below encodes:
- a CDS encoding mannosyl-oligosaccharide alpha-1,2-mannosidase precursor (similar to Aspergillus terreus NIH2624 XP_001210744.1) encodes MPLSNKLILLLGLAGVALAVPAKRTVKTPAADHKRAGAIKEAFEISWNGYYKHAFPHDTLHPVTNGYEDDRAAWGVTVVDALDTAIVMNSLKIVQPMLDHITNIDFTTTAEANYGISVFETNIRYLGGLLSGYDLLKGPYKHLGADPKKVDALLTQARKLGDSLSVAFNTPSGIPDPTIYLNPTKKHSGASRNNIAEIGTLVLEWTRLSDLSGNKTYAQLAQKAQNYLLKPTGSPEAWPGLIGTWVSTENGTFMDSSGGWSAYDDSYYEYLIKMYVYDPKAFGLYKDRWVAAVDSTMKHLLSHPTTRKDLTFLSSYNGQKTNPNSGHLASFAGGNFILGGAILGEEKYKTLGLQVTESYYETYVQEASGIGPEGFRWVDAALPANDPSNRPPPANQTEFYKKAGFYNTATYYILRPETVESLYYSYRLTGDKKYQDMAWTAFQAIRKLCRVNDAYAELSDVSKANGGGFSDSMQSFWMAETLKYLYLIFAADGPVHVQLQGGKNQFVYNTEAHPVAVRG; translated from the exons ATGCCGCTGTCTAATAAGTTAATTCTGCTCCTGGGGCTGGCTGGCGTAGCTTTGGCCGTACCGGCAAAACGTACTGTAAAAACACCAGCGGCCGACCACAAGAGAGCTGGCGCTATCAAGGAAGCGTTTGAAATTTCATGGAATGGCTACTACAAGCATGCTTTCCCTCATGATACACTCCATCCCGTGACAAATGGTTACGAAGATGACCG AGCTGCATGGGGAGTAACAGTTGTTGATGCCCTTGACACAGCTATTGTCATGAATAGCCTGAAAATTGTACAGCCGATGCTGGACCATATTACCAATATTGACTTTACCACGACTGCGGAGGCTAATTACGGCATTTCTGTATTCGAGACCAACATTCGGTACCTGGGTGGCCTGCTTTCTG GGTACGACTTGCTCAAGGGACCTTATAAGCACCTTGGAGCTGATCCTAAGAAGGTCGATGCCCTCTTGACCCAAGCCCGAAAACTCGGTGACAGCCTCAGCGTGGCATTTAACACCCCGAGCGGTATTCCCGACCCAACCATCTACTTGAACCCTACCAAGAAGCACAGCGGTGCTAGCAGAAACAACATTGCTGAGATTGGGACTTTGGTTCTGGAATGGACTCGTCTTAGTGACTTGAGCGGCAACAAGACTTATGCCCAGCTGGCGCAAAAGGCCCAAAACTATCTACTGAAGCCGACAGGAAGCCCGGAAGCCTGGCCGGGGTTGATCGGCACTTGGGTCAGCACAGAGAACGGCACTTTCATGGACAGCAGTGGTGGCTGGTCTGCTTATGACGACAGCTACTACGAGTACCTGATCAAGATGTACGTGTACGACCCCAAGGCGTTTGGTCTGTACAAGGACCGCTGGGTAGCTGCAGTGGACTCGACTATGAAGCATCTCCTGTCACACCCTACGACACGAAAGGACCTGACTTTCCTGTCTTCCTATAACGGGCAAAAGACCAACCCCAACTCTGGACACT TGGCTAGTTTTGCTGGCGGCAATTTTATTCTCGGCGGCGCAATTCTTGGCGAAGAAAAGTACAAGACACTCGGCCTCCAAGTCACCGAATCTTACTACGAGACGTACGTCCAAGAAGCAAGCGGCATTGGACCCGAAGGCTTCCGCTGGGTAGACGCAGCCCTCCCAGCTAATGACCCTAGCAACCGGCCTCCGCCGGCGAACCAGACCGAGTTTTACAAAAAGGCAGGCTTCTATAACACTGCGACGTATTATATTCTGCGTCCGGAAACTGTGGAATCCCTTTACTACTCGTACCGACTTACCGGCGACAAAAAGTACCAGGACATGGCGTGGACTGCATTCCAGGCAATCCGCAAGCTGTGCCGTGTGAATGATGCGTATGCCGAGTTGTCAGACGTGTCCAAGGCGAACGGTGGTGGATTTTCAGATTCTATGCAGAGCTTCTGGATGGCTGAGACGCTCAAGTATTTGTACTTGATCTTTGCCGCTGATGGGCCTGTACATGTGCAGTTGCAGGGTGGTAAGAATCAGTTTGTATATAACACTGAAGCTCATCCTGTTGCTGTGAGGGGTTGA
- a CDS encoding peroxisomal biogenesis factor 11 (PEX11) domain-containing protein: protein MAGYFEQFVAFGTDIVGLERLMRFVQSIFSILTFYPALIPMLLSNQPPTIHKSSELAMLELSGHLNMTRRAIRLFWCLGSFQSGWNAYLAPEKGIETWLSILADTLFGLFGFTESITLPDLLHVKHLSIFGFDEAVRIDGQSQGLWLAALVCSALGSGISIFRAYAHRAVPETGSGFGAGEDEKSVKGGEKKAMAAAEKRKQEREAAAKEASRKMSGLTRKFLAEVLDIVIPAWSSGLADIDLGTVSIAMFFSTVLTGYAVWERCGQEINSRRA from the exons ATGGCCGGATACTTTGAACAATTCGTTGCCTTTGGCACCGACATCG TCGGTCTCGAGCGCCTCATGCGCTTCGTCCAATCCATATTTTCCATCCTCACATTCTATCCAGCTCTGATTCCCATGCTCCTGTCTAATCAACCGCCTACCATCCACAAATCCAGTGAGCTGGCCATGCTCGAACTCTCAGGCCACCTCAACATGACACGCCGTGCCATCCGGCTCTTCTGGTGCCTCGGAAGCTTTCAATCCGGCTGGAACGCCTACTTGGCTCCCGAGAAGGGCATCGAGACATGGCTCTCCATCCTGGCAGATACTCTCTTCGGCCTCTTCGGCTTCACGGAGTCAATCACCCTTCCCGATCTTCTGCATGTGAAGCACCTATCCATCTTTGGGTTCGACGAAGCCGTGAGAATTGATGGCCAGTCCCAAGGTCTGTGGCTCGCAGCGCTGGTTTGCTCGGCATTGGGTTCAGGTATCAGTATCTTCCGTGCTTATGCCCATCGCGCTGTTCCCGAGACGGGAAGTGGCTTTGGCGCTGGCGAGGATGAGAAGTCTGTCAAGggcggcgagaagaaggccatggCTGCCGCTGAGAAGCGGAAACAGGAGAGGGAGGCAGCAGCCAAAGAGGCGAGCCGTAAGATGTCAGGGCTTACGAGAAAGTTTCTTGCTGAGGTGTTGGATATTGTTATTCCTGCTTGGAGTTCGGGACTGGCGGATATCGATCTGGGCACCGTGTCGATTGCCATGTTCTTCAGTACGGTTTTGACGGGCTATGCGGTTTGGGAGAGATGTGGTCAGGAAATTAATAGTCGACGTGCTTGA
- a CDS encoding smr domain-containing protein (similar to Metarhizium acridum CQMa 102 XP_007809739.1) has protein sequence MAGESEPDPLQKLVDSFHTLLDEALIVAIASDYNLGDASAYKQAQATLHDLAQNVPSEEASGFNASGIPQAPEGEHAAQHEQTTTSTTSASRQTSQAHVTDKSSTDNSSCVPDSPSLVPRLTTFNKDSEEDKLLTLQSMFAELKEYDIRYALKKANGDFQTALDDLLNVQYLQSTGQQLKGLDGFFEPEKNKGNGKRKKKGKKLLVSDPDQSSDGTSSPGVANEAQAQDEIEYIAERFGIRSDEVSPIYYKTQASKGATVIELLNQYISHGIETQDESGKEAAERLVKKYRQVPERFMPTIVHIAGSIPQFADDIAALLNKHFSKQPKGTKMDLSYRLTPLPQEDIEGGGVLAPSRAGTKSPPKLAAKPLPASEMNLEETLNRANTFHQARRDAAASAAQMHRRGASSPLYRQAASYYSDRAREQSRYAQAATSTAADILVDSRSTHASVDLHGVVVQDGVRIARQRVQEWWGGLGEMRAKKLREDGGFTVITGLGRHSAGGVSQMRQAVAAALLQDGWKVRVETGRFVVTGRR, from the exons aTGGCCGGCGAAAGCGAGCCTGATCCCTTGCAGAAACTGGTG GACTCGTTCCACACTCTCCTAGATGAAGCTCTCATTGTCGCTATAGCTAGCGACTACAACCTTGGCGACGCATCTGCTTACAAGCAGGCACAAGCCACTCTTCATGATTTGGCGCAAAATGTTCCTTCAGAGGAAGCATCGGGCTTTAACGCAAGCGGTATCCCACAGGCGCCTGAAGGAGAGCACGCCgcccaacatgaacaaaCGACAACCTCTACAACTAGCGCGAGTCGACAGACTTCACAGGCTCATGTTACCGACAAATCAAGTACAGATAATTCATCTTGCGTGCCGGACTCGCCGAGTCTCGTGCCCCGGCTGACAACCTTCAACAAAGACAGCGAGGAGGATAAGTTGCTCACGCTGCAAAGTATGTTTGCCGAGCTGAAGGAGTACGATATCCGGTATGCTCTCAAGAAGGCGAATGGAGATTTTCAGACTGCGCTAGATGATCTTTTGAATGTTCAATATTTGCAGTCTACTGGCCAACAGTTGAAAGGGCTGGATGGGTTCTTCGAGCCAGAGAAGAACAAGGGAAATGGCaagcgaaagaagaaagggaagaagctgctcgtATCAGATCCAGATCAATCCAGTGATGGCACATCCTCTCCTGGCGTTGCCAATGAAGCACAAG CCCAAGATGAAATCGAATACATTGCAGAGAGGTTCGGCATTCGTTCTGACGAAGTCTCCCCCATATACTACAAAACTCAAGCATCCAAGGGAGCCACCGTCATCGAGCTGCTCAACCAGTACATATCCCACGGCATCGAGACTCAAGATGAAAGCGGCAAAGAAGCAGCCGAGAGGTTGGTCAAAAAGTATCGGCAAGTTCCCGAAAGGTTTATGCCAACCATTGTCCATATTGCTGGGTCCATCCCCCAGTTTGCCGATGACATTGCAGCACTTCTCAACAAGCACTTCTCGAAACAACCCAAAGGCACAAAGATGGATCTCTCTTACCGCCTAACACCACTCCCGCAAGAAGATATTGAAGGCGGAGGCGTCCTAGCTCCTTCTCGAGCAGGTACCAAATCCCCACCGAAGCTGGCAGCAAAACCACTCCCGGCAAGTGAGATGAATCTGGAGGAAACGTTGAACCGTGCCAACACTTTCCACCAAGCGAGACGCGATGCCGCAGCCTCCGCAGCTCAGATGCATCGCCGAGGTGCCTCTAGTCCGCTTTACAGACAAGCAGCAAGCTACTACTCCGACAGGGCGAGAGAACAATCTCGATATGCCCAGGCTGCCACCTCCACGGCGGCAGATATTCTCGTCGACAGCCGAAGTACCCATGCATCAGTTGACTTACACGGTGTTGTGGTACAGGACGGGGTGCGAATCGCTCGTCAAAGGGTTCAAGAATGGTGGGGCGGATTAGGCGAGATGAGAGCAAAGAAGCTGAGAGAAGATGGCGGTTTTACGGTGATTACCGGTCTCGGCCGTCATAGTGCTGGAGGAGTGTCACAGATGAGGCAGGCTGTTGCGGCTGCGTTGCTGcaagatggatggaaggTGAGGGTTGAGACGGGGAGGTTTGTGGTTACAGGACGACGATGA
- a CDS encoding patched sphingolipid transporter (Ncr1) (similar to Neosartorya fischeri NRRL 181 XP_001258118.1): MRHQVATLLGAAPALVAALASATASPYTLKHEAGRCAFRGQCGKQSFFGKELPCVDNDLAKDPDAELRKELVDLCGAEWSEGPVCCTLEQVQSLKSEMGTPNTLIGSCPACKHNFFNLFCKFTCSPDQSLFVNITDAAPKNGKLLVTELDQLISEKYGSGLYDSCKEVKFGGANSRAMDLIGGGAKDYHQMLKFLGDKKPLVGSPFQINYPESYKEPNMGPLEMTPKKCNDEDPDYRCVCVDCPAVCPELPAVKKSGSCHVGALPCLSFASIFTYSVLLFAFATSVFGHVAWRRYAQHRVERTRLLHESSHSDDEDEGGPVLTEVMRDRPTKRYWINDRCDDLFYRLGHAASRFPGLTIGTSLLIVAILSAGWFKFDLEKEPARLWVSPSSPAAQEKAYFDSNFGPFYRAEKIFLVNDTQPGGPGPVLSYDTLKWWADVEKSIEKLESKTYAKSLHDVCFKPMNDACVVQSVTSYWFAKGGVINPKTWKEDLRQCAKSPVDCRPEFGQPIEPSMVFGGYGDDVTEAQAITATWVVKNAEEGSFAQLAAIDWENALRDRLLQAQDEAKNRGLRLSFTTEISLEQELNKSTNTDAKIVVVSYIVMFIYACMALGTPFKHIFRNPALLLVESKVTLGLLGIIIVLMSIAASIGFFSWVGLKATLIIVEVIPFIVLAVGVDNIFLIVHELERVNVSCPDQMVEERVARALGRMGPSILFSALTETVAFALGAAVGMPAVRNFAAYAAGAVFVNAVLQMTMFVSFLALNQMRVEDHRCELWPWWQIKKARIHLNGSNSYVGGGRVSEIEEESFLQVFIKNTYAPSLLTKRVKMGVITIFLGLFAAALALLPKIEIGLDQRVAIPDGSYLIPYFNDLYDYMETGPPVYFVTHSVDASHRKEQQEVCSRFTTCHELSLTNTLELERQRPNISYISSPTASWMDDFFLWLNPIYEQCCVENRKTCFAGRQPAWNTTLYGMPEDEEFIRYLHKFLATPADDDCPLGGQAAYGDAVVISDDDKSVKTSHFRTAHTPLRSQADFINAYSSARRIASDISQRTGADVFPYSVFYIFFDQYLSIIPLTAGLLSALVGIIFIVASVLLGSALTSAVLTITVIMSVVDIMGAMAVFGVSLNAVSLVNLIICVGISVEFCAHIARAFMFPSRTVMESNNTTLRGRDARSWTALVNVGGSVFSGITVTKLLGVCVLAFTRSKIFEIYYFRVWLALVVFAALHALVFLPVALSVAGGNGYVDPESEGTAAQDLTDRRWRAIRVHDNSDSEDEDY, from the exons ATGCGTCACCAAGTCGCAACTCTTCTAGGAGCGGCGCCAGCGCTCGTTGCTGCTCTTGCCAGTGCGACCGCCTCTCCTTACACGCTCAAACACGAAGCCGGGCGATGTGCTTTCCGAGGTCAATGTGGGAAGCAGAGTTTCTTCGGCAAGGAGCTGCCATGCGTCGACAACGACCTGGCCAAAGATCCTGATGCAGAGCTCCGAAAGGAGCTTGTCGACCTCTGCGGAGCTGAATGGAGCGAAGGGCCAGTGTGCTGCACGCTGGAGCAG GTTCAATCCCTCAAGTCGGAAATGGGCACACCTAATACACTCATTGGGTCATGTCCTGCCTGCAAACACAACTTTTTCAACCTGTTTTGCAAGTTCACTTGTTCGCCCGATCAGTCCCTGTTCGTGAACATCACAGATGCCGCTCCTAAAAACGGCAAACTACTTGTAACCGAGCTCGATCAACTTATATCCGAAAAGTATGGCTCTGGCTTGTATGACAGTTGCAAGgaagtcaagtttggtggCGCAAACAGCAGAGCCATGGACTTGattggaggcggcgccaaGGACTACCACCAAATGCTCAAATTTTTGGGCGATAAGAAGCCACTGGTCGGATCACCATTTCAAATCAATTATCCTGAATCATATAAGGAACCAAACATGGGTCCACTGGAGATGACACCAAAGAAGTGCAACGACGAGGATCCCGACTATCGATGCGTGTGTGTTGATTGTCCTGCCGTATGCCCCGAGCTGCCCGCGGTTAAGAAATCCGGGTCGTGTCATGTTGGCGCACTGCCTTGCCTTTCATTTGCGTCAATCTTCACCTATTCCGTACtcctctttgcctttgctACCTCGGtctttggccatgttgccTGGCGGCGGTACGCCCAGCACCGTGTGGAGAGAACGAGACTATTGCACGAATCTTCGCAtagcgacgatgaagatgaaggtgGACCGGTTTTGACCGAAGTCATGCGTGACCGCCCGACGAAACGGTATTGGATCAACGACAGATGTGACGACCTTTTCTACCGACTCGGTCATGCTGCTTCTCGATTTCCCGGTCTCACCATTGGAACGAGCTTGCTGATTGTTGCGATTCTGAGCGCTGGTTGGTTCAAATTCgacttggagaaggagcCCGCAAGACTTTGGGTGAGTCCATCGTCACCAGCTGCCCAGGAAAAGGCGTACTTCGACTCGAACTTTGGACCTTTTTACCGCGCCGAGAAGATCTTCCTAGTGAATGACACGCAACCTGGTGGGCCCGGGCCCGTACTCAGCTACGACACCCTCAAATGGTGGGCAGATGTTGAGAAGAGCATCGAGAAGCTAGAAAGCAAAACCTATGCGAAGAGTCTTCATGATGTTTGTTTCAAACCAATGAATGACGCCTGTGTTGTTCAGTCTGTTACCAGCTATTGGTTTGCCAAAGGTGGCGTGATTAACCCGAAGACTTGGAAAGAAGACCTTCGCCAATGTGCCAAGTCCCCCGTCGATTGTCGACCCGAGTTTGGTCAGCCTATCGAACCTAGTATGGTTTTCGGAGGGTATGGCGACGACGTCACGGAAGCGCAGGCCATCACTGCTACTTGGGTAGTCAAAAACGCAGAAGAGGGAAGCTTCGCCCAGCTCGCAGCCATAGATTGGGAAAATGCACTGCGAGACCGCTTATTACAGGCACAagacgaagccaagaacaGAGGCTTGCGACTGTCCTTCACCACCGAAATCAGCCTGGAGCAAGAATTGAACAAGTCTACAAATACTGATGCGAAAATCGTGGTTGTGAGCTACATTGTCATGTTTATCTATGCATGCATGGCGCTTGGCACGCCCTTTAAGCACATTTTCAGAAACCCGGCCCTACTACTTGTGGAATCCAAGGTAACACTTGGCCTATtgggcatcatcatcgtcctcatgTCAATTGCAGCATCGAtaggcttcttctcctgggTTGGCCTGAAGGCAACTTTGATTATCGTTGAAGTCATTCCATTTATCGTCTTGGCTGTTGGTGTAGACAACATTTTCCTGATTGTCCATGAGCTGGAGAGGGTAAATGTAAGTTGCCCTGACCAAATGGTCGAAGAGCGCGTCGCAAGGGCCCTAGGTCGCATGGGACCATCTATCCTCTTTTCTGCCCTGACCGAAACTGTTGCATTTGCTCTAGGCGCCGCAGTAGGAATGCCTGCGGTTCGCAACTTTGCCGCCTATGCAGCTGGAGCAGTGTTTGTCAATGCTGTTTTACAAATGACGATGTTTGTGTCATTTTTGGCGCTGAATCAGATGCGTGTGGAGGACCATCGATGTGAACTGTGGCCCTGGTGGCAGATCAAGAAGGCAAGAATTCACCTGAATGGTAGCAACAGCTATGTTGGAGGCGGAAGGGTGTCTGAAATTGAGGAAGAAAGCTTTCTGCAAGTCTTCATCAAGAACACGTACGCGCCTAGCCTACTGACGAAGAGGGTTAAAATGGGCGTCATCACAATCTTCCTCGGCCTATTTGCGGCCGCCCTCGCTCTGCTACCGAAGATCGAAATTGGGCTCGACCAGCGAGTCGCCATTCCCGATGGATCGTATTTGATACCCTATTTCAACGACTTATACGATTACATGGAGACGGGACCTCCTGTGTACTTTGTCACACACAGTGTCGACGCCTCGCATCGAAAGGAACAGCAGGAGGTTTGCTCAAGATTTACAACTTGCCACGAGCTTTCTCTCACCAACACcttggagctggagaggcAAAGACCCAACATATCATACATTTCGTCTCCAACTGCAAGCTGGATGGACGATTTCTTCTTGTGGTTGAATCCTATCTACGAGCAATGCTGTGTGGAGAACCGCAAGACGTGTTTTGCTGGACGACAACCTGCTTGGAACACCACGCTCTACGGAATGCCCGAGGACGAGGAATTCATTCGTTATCTCCACAAGTTCCTTGCCACGCCTGCAGATGATGATTGCCCACTGGGTGGCCAGGCAGCGTATGGTGATGCTGTGGTAATATCTGACGATGACAAGAGTGTCAAAACAAGCCATTTTAGAACAGCACACACGCCTCTCCGCAGCCAAGCTGATTTTATCAACGCATACTCGTCAGCTCGCCGTATTGCTTCTGATATTAGTCAGAGAACTGGGGCCGATGTCTTCCCCTACAGCGTGTTTTATATCTTCTTCGACCAATACCTTAGCATTATTCCGCTAACCGCGGGACTTTTATCTGCCCTGGTTGGTATCATCTTTATCGTTGCTTCTGTGCTGCTGGGATCAGCGCTTACCTCGGCTGTTCTTACAATCACGGTAATTATGAGCGTGGTTGATATCATGGGAGCCATGGCAGTATTTGGCGTCTCTTTGAACGCCGTGTCCTTGGtgaacctcatcatctgcgtTGGAATATCGGTCGAGTTTTGTGCGCACATTGCTCGCGCCTTCATGTTCCCCTCGCGAACAGTCATGGAGAGTAACAACACAACACTCCGAGGTCGCGACGCGAGATCCTGGACGGCGCTTGTTAATGTAGGCGGCTCCGTCTTCTCTGGCATTACCGTCACGAAGCTCCTAGGAGTTTGCGTCTTGGCATTTACCCGCTCCAAGATCTTCGAGATCTACTATTTCCGTGTTTGGCTGGCGCTAGTCGTCTTTGCCGCTCTGCATGCGCTGGTCTTCCTGCCAGTTGCGCTCAGCGTTGCTGGCGGAAACGGTTATGTCGACCCTGAGAGTGAGGGAACTGCAGCGCAGGACTTGACTGATAGGAGATGGCGAGCCATTCGAGTCCATGACAATAGCGATTCAGAGGATGAGGATTACTGA
- a CDS encoding DNA replication factor Dna2 (similar to Metarhizium robertsii ARSEF 23 XP_011410735.1) encodes MTSSATNMSEHKDVPVSVPDPPNQTPHNSADKDSETVSQEPLPATSTQNATAPPNLDEALEELLKHHDVLRAWLDHTRYFDIEHRKRELNYVKLKELEAERAKVLQEIHGSNLSEVLTPESPISARSTPTSTKSPVRRPGYEQTPIPWKSNPHSNRASTGNMSMTETKAEWPPKGARYFLMKCYPPNNGRKSSSGRDVSNIDHSKREGIWITQKKHEEKLATAFRESRPVFLFFSLNGSRAFQGYARMTSAPNTNLRRPDWIASSDLTTSPPFKVEWLSTHTAEFPFFQHITNAKKGNEKEVEGSYGGEQHSREFKNKTVTEGHDGDEYSEEAGREMVSIMDAVEDNARIVSVGRSSRQAHLPPANSNMYHKERENRSYPDGLRHPSQSPRRGALLRNSGPRHRARPVPRLGFQNPWDDNHPEETGLRGSRWGQRGHSPSPQYSSPACGRCEEGDLLGFSDNDTSGRV; translated from the exons ATGACCTCGTCAGCCACGAATATGTCTGAACACAAAGATGTCCCAGTGTCTGTCCCCGACCCTCccaaccagactcctcaTAATAGCGCCGACAAAGACTCTGAAACCGTATCCCAAGAGCCGTTGCCAGCAACATCTACGCAGAACGCCACGGCGCCTCCGAACTTGGATGAAGCACTAGAGGAACTTCTCAAGCACCACGACGTGCTGAGAGCATGGCTCGACCATACGCGTTACTTCGATATCGAGCATAGGAAGCGAGAACTCAATTATGTcaagctgaaggagctggaagCAGAGAGGGCCAAAGTCCTTCAAGAGATCCACGGCAGCAACCTCTCAGAAGTGCTGACCCCGGAATCTCCCATATCTGCCCGTTCCACTCCCACATCCACGAAATCGCCAGTTAGACGACCCGGATATGAGCAGACTCCAATTCCCTGGAAGTCAAATCCCCACTCGAACCGTGCCTCTACTGGAAATATGTCGATGACAGAGACGAAGGCAGAGTGGCCACCAA AGGGAGCTCGGTACTTTTTGATGAAATGCTACCCACCCAATAACGGGAGGAAGTCGAGCTCGGGTAGGGACGtctccaacattgaccaTTCTAAACGAGAG GGGATTTGGATAACACAGAAAAAGCACGAAGAGAAGCTGGCAACTGCCTTTCGAGAGAGCAGGCCCgtgtttctcttcttctcgctcaACGGGTCTAGAGCGTTTCAGGGATAT GCGAGAATGACCTCCGCCCCTAATACCAACCTTCGGCGTCCTGATTGGATCGCGAGCTCGGATTTGACCACGTCGCCTCCCTTCAAGGTCGAGTGGCTCAGTACGCACACGGCAGAATTTCCCTTTTTCCAACATATCACCAACGCGAAGAAGGGCAACGAAAAGGAAGTCGAGGGAAGTTATGGAGGGGAGCAGCACTCCAGGGAGTTTAAGAATAAGACAGTAACGGAAGGacatgatggagatgaataTTCTGAGGAAGCTGGGCGGGAGATGGTCTCCATCATGGACGCAGTCGAAGATAATGCGCGTATCGTATCGGTAGGGCGTTCGTCTAGGCAAGCTCATCTCCCACCTGCAAATAGCAACATGTACCACAAGGAAAGGGAGAACAGGAGTTATCCCGATGGTCTTCGTCATCCGTCCCAGTCGCCACGAAGAGGAGCACTGCTGCGAAACTCAGGGCCGAGACACAGAGCGCGGCCCGTCCCAAGACTAGGGTTCCAGAATCCTTGGGATGATAACCACCCAGAGGAAACAGGATTGAGGGGATCGAGATGGGGGCAGAGGGGGCACTCACCCTCACCGCAGTACTCAAGTCCAGCATGTGGGCGCTGTGAGGAAGGAGATTTGCTGGGGTTTTCTGATAATGACACAAGTGGGCGGGTTTGA
- a CDS encoding glycosyltransferase family 76 protein (similar to Metarhizium robertsii ARSEF 23 XP_007818191.1) — MDIFSPAQPLHSLTALFIIWKGFLLSIALGTIVAPDYDTSTSLFFDRVYGSNVTIPTIAAKLTRWDALYFMHSTIKGYVYEQEWAFGLGLPTTVGALSKLLSPIAPANYALEPISGIVLAHASHFIAVLALHRLTMLLSGNAKLSYVSAALHVLSPAGLFLSAPYNESPFAGLSFLGNLLFAIGLKSKPHRAKRDAAMVVSGLLFGAATAFRSNGLTSGLLFAVEAINSMLLFAQAPSLCNLLSLGAPVLGGLCVAAGSVVPQTLAWMRYCGSDGVGRPWCDKLVPSIYTFVQDHYWNVGFLRYWALNQLPLFLLASPMLVILVKSGLDIVQQPRQIVVVSTQGSSESDFCTFVRALAGSQVLVAVLAITTYHVQIITRISSGYPVWYWWVASCLLDKRRQGYGVGIVMFMAMYGGIQGGLFASFLPPA, encoded by the exons atggaCATCTTCTCGCCAGCTCAACCACTCCACTCATTGACAGCCCTCTTCATCATATGGAAAGGCTTCCTTTTATCCATTGCTCTCGGAACCATCGTAGCCCCAGATTACGACACATCCACTTCGCTCTTTTTCGACCGCGTCTACGGCAGTAATGTGACCATCCCAACCATCGCAGCCAAGTTGACACGATGGGACGCGCTGTATTTCATGCACTCAACCATCAAGGGGTACGTCTACGAGCAAGAATGGGCATTTGGACTTGGCCTACCAACGACCGTCGGTGCTCTATCAAAGCTGTTGTCGCCAATCGCGCCAGCAAACTATGCTCTTGAGCCCATCAGCGGCATCGTCCTCGCCCACGCATCGCACTTCATTGCCGTCTTAGCATTGCACCGTCTCACGATGCTTCTATCCGGGAATGCCAAACTCTCATACGTCTCCGCCGCGTTGCATGTACTCTCTCCGGCTGGCCTGTTTCTCTCTGCACCCTACAATGAAAGCCCGTTTGCAGGTCTCTCGTTTCTCGGAAACTTGCTCTTTGCAATCGGTCTCAAAAGCAAGCCACACAGAGCAAAGCGTGACGCAGCCATGGTTGTGTCCGGACTCCTTTTCGGTGCTGCCACCGCTTTTCGTAGCAACGGTCTCACGAGCGGACTCTTGTTTGCTGTGGAGGCAATCAACAGCATGTTGTTGTTTGCCCAAGCTCCTAGCTTGTGTAACCTGCTGTCGTTGGGCGCGCCAGTGCTGGGAGGGCTTTGTGTAGCCGCTGGGTCGGTGGTGCCACAGACGTTGGCATGGATGAGATACTGCGGTTCCGATGGAGTTGGGCGTCCGTGGTGCGACAAGCTGGTTCCTAGCATTTACACCTTTGTGCAGGACCATTACTG GAACGTAGGGTTTTTGAGATACTGGGCGCTCAATCAGCTTcctttgttcttgttggcaagCCCAATGCTAGTTATCCTGGTAAAAtctggccttgacattgttcAGCAGCCACGACAAATCGTCGTGGTGTCCACGCAAGGCAGCAGTGAATCGGATTTCTGTACCTTTGTCCGAGCTTTGGCGGGTAGTCAAGTTCTGGTTGCAGTGTTGGCTATCACTACGTACCATGTTCAAATCATCACCCGTATATCATCAGGATACCCTGTTTGGTACTGGTGGGTGGCGAGTTGTCTTTTGGATAAGAGGAGACAAGGCTATGGAGTGGGCATAGTCATGTTCATGGCGATGTATGGCGGTATTCAGGGTGGGCTGTTCGCTTCGTTTTTGCCACCAGCTTAA